In Cololabis saira isolate AMF1-May2022 chromosome 14, fColSai1.1, whole genome shotgun sequence, a single genomic region encodes these proteins:
- the arhgap35b gene encoding rho GTPase-activating protein 35 codes for MMAKKQDARSPIYNLVVVGLSGTEKEKGQCGVGKSCLCNRFVRPSADDFYLDHTSVLSTSDFGGRVVNNDHFLFWGEVSRVLEEGPECRMHVVEQTEFIDDQTFQPHRSTAMQPYIKRAAGTKLASAEKLMYFCTDQLGLEQDFEQKQMPEGKLQVDGFLLCVDVSRGMNRNFDDQLKFVTNLYGQISKTKKPIVLVLTKCDEGVERYIKDAHTFAITKKSLPVVETSARSNINVDLAFLTLVQLLDRGRGKPKIIPYFEALKLQSQQIASAKDHYEWLINRIVKNHNETWINTSRRMNTSPEYKEYVFLEGTAKCKKLFQQHVYRLKQEHIERRRKIYLSTLPLALSSLVPDLDEIDQLSWSGVQKVLESKQHFAHWFVVLEDSPWEDTSHIDNMEDERIPSDLLETHEAEDIFIAHLEHLRNECRRAEIRQEFKQKLASSPFVTPGKPWEEARSFIMNEEFYQWLEETEYLDLYNRHQKEIIDRAKEDFQELLLEYSELFYELEVDAKPSKEKMGAIQEVLGEEQRFKALQKLPAERDALVLKHIHFVYHPTKETCPSSPHCGDSKIEQLLASRFPTCYPFFDVKAHFGDTKADRINLVILGKDGLAREFANEIRALCTNDDWYVLDGKMYELTLRPIEGNVRLPVNSFHTPTFTPHGCLCLYNSKDSLSYVVESLERLRESTLGRRDSLLAQLPMSLLLVTKRGVGSYVEIGGDTALNLITQGQQVARRLQCSFLDPASPGVGYGHNVNESQINQVLRSLLDIRRSTSFGSSSPTLLPEPPGLRDSPHQPAQEADLRIVMCLMCGDPYDVEQLLAPFIMHQNSRPMSNCGTSLLLEQTVGGHKLAIELSLLSYHASFTLRKSRLVHGYMAVYSVSRKASLETLCAFLCEVQDIIPIQLLAVGDSQAELTDSDYACEQLIQGEELAHEIEARFNRVVCGSGGVVGGLHRVEMFHSFLMEVVEKRNIVEATHMYDNVAEACTYENVYSPRCSSPSPVTMFMDSEDDVEPSPPFYDGTLSSHSGGFNLPDLDSSDISVITDIRDFENKLNNKIPPQVRVKPGVTFDFRKVSRNPYIDTLGHRRSLPSAVTWVPGGDVGYDPSDYAEPIDAVSKPRPSNDEIIYSVPHDSTQGKIITIRNSNRMHSNGNGSDSEADSSSLERRRKFSSIGVKPRLYRDRSKRLGKFSSFRTSFIGSDDEMGALPKCKEDDYGTLKSDSLVNEESEDPKKRNILKSLRRTAKKTRPKARPAIPKPVESSYFGVPLASVVSPDRPIPLFIEKCVRFIETTGLNTEGLYRVSGNKSEMESMQRQFEQDHGLDLVEKDFSINTVAGGLKSFCSELPEPLVPCALQVELLDTFKIPDREQRLYAMKDVLRKFSKENYDVFRYVVSHLHKVSQLSRLNLMTSENLSICFWPTLMRPDFATMDALTATRTYQTIIETFIHQCAFFFYNQPLIDSPTGLGGLPASPTTTLGGSSAYSCYRSSPPHTAAHSFSPLQQSPTTTPQSPLQALLPPLHQHPHSHHHSPAEQETL; via the exons ATGATGGCGAAAAAGCAAGATGCGCGATCGCCCATTTACAACCTTGTTGTGGTGGGTTTGTCAGGAACTGAGAAGGAGAAGGGGCAATGTGGGGTTGGCAAGTCCTGCCTGTGTAATAGGTTTGTGCGGCCTAGCGCCGATGATTTCTACCTGGATCACACATCAGTGTTAAGCACCAGTGACTTTGGGGGTAGAGTGGTTAACAATGACCACTTTCTCTTTTGGGGGGAAGTGTCTCGGGTCCTGGAGGAGGGGCCTGAGTGCCGGATGCATGTTGTGGAGCAAACTGAATTCATTGATGACCAGACGTTCCAGCCACATCGTAGCACTGCCATGCAGCCCTATATCAAACGAGCAGCTGGAACCAAGCTGGCGTCAGCAGAGAAGCTCATGTACTTCTGTACCGATCAACTGGGTCTGGAGCAGGACTTCGAGCAAAAGCAAATGCCAGAAGGCAAACTGCAGGTTGATGGCTTTCTGCTTTGTGTCGACGTGAGCCGGGGCATGAACCGTAACTTTGATGATCAGCTGAAATTCGTCACAAACCTTTATGGTCAGATCAGCAAGACTAAGAAACCGATTGTGCTGGTCCTGACAAAATGTGATGAAGGAGTTGAACGCTACATCAAAGACGCACATACCTTTGCGATCACAAAGAAAAGTCTACCTGTAGTTGAGACATCTGCACGCTCAAATATAAATGTGGACCTTGCCTTCCTTACTTTGGTTCAGCTGCTTGATAGGGGCAGGGGAAAGCCCAAGATCATCCCCTATTTTGAAGCTCTAAAACTCCAGAGTCAGCAGATAGCCTCCGCCAAGGATCACTACGAATGGCTAATTAACCGGATAGTAAAGAATCACAATGAAACCTGGATAAACACCAGCCGACGCATGAACACCTCGCCAGAGTACAAAGAATATGTCTTCTTGGAGGGAACGGCTAAGTGCAAAAAGCTTTTTCAGCAGCACGTATATCGTCTGAAGCAGGAGCATATCGAGAGGCGTCGCAAAATATACCTTAGCACTCTCCCTTTAGCTCTTAGTTCTTTGGTGCCAGATCTAGATGAGATAGATCAGCTCAGCTGGTCTGGAGTACAGAAAGTGCTTGAGTCCAAACAGCACTTTGCCCACTGGTTTGTTGTTTTGGAAGACTCACCATGGGAGGACACGTCTCACATTGATAACATGGAAGATGAGCGAATCCCCTCAGACCTGCTGGAGACACATGAAGCAGAGGACATATTTATTGCCCACCTGGAACATCTGCGAAATGAGTGCAGACGGGCTGAAATAAGGCAGGAGTTCAAGCAAAAGTTAGCCTCCTCCCCCTTTGTCACCCCTGGTAAACCGTGGGAGGAAGCTCGCAGCTTCATCATGAATGAAGAGTTCTACCAGTGGCTTGAGGAGACAGAGTACCTGGACCTGTACAATCGGCATCAGAAGGAAATCATAGACCGTGCTAAGGAAGATTTCCAGGAGCTGTTGCTCGAGTACTCTGAGCTTTTCTATGAACTTGAAGTAGATGCCAAGCCAAGCAAAGAGAAGATGGGGGCAATTCAGGAGGTTCTGGGGGAGGAACAGAGGTTCAAAGCGCTGCAAAAGCTTCCTGCTGAGAGAGATGCTCTTGTGTTGAAGCATATCCACTTTGTCTATCACCCAACCAAGGAAACCTGCCCAAGCAGCCCCCACTGTGGAGACTCCAAGATTGAGCAACTCCTAGCTTCACGTTTCCCTACGTGTTATCCCTTTTTCGATGTGAAGGCTCATTTTGGGGACACAAAGGCTGACAGAATTAACCTAGTCATACTCGGGAAGGATGGACTGGCCAGAGAATTTGCCAATGAGATTAGGGCGCTCTGCACGAACGATGACTGGTATGTGTTAGACGGAAAGATGTACGAGTTGACGCTGCGGCCTATTGAAGGAAATGTACGTCTTCCGGTAAATTCCTTTCACACCCCTACTTTCACCCCTCACGGATGTCTGTGTCTGTATAATTCAAAAGACTCCCTTTCCTATGTGGTGGAGAGTCTTGAACGGCTTAGGGAATCGACTCTCGGTCGAAGGGATAGCCTACTGGCACAACTGCCAATGTCTCTTCTTTTAGTCACTAAAAGAGGCGTTGGCTCATATGTTGAGATTGGTGGAGACACCGCCTTAAATCTAATAACACAAGGACAACAGGTTGCAAGGAGACTTCAGTGTAGCTTTTTAGATCCAGCCTCCCCTGGCGTGGGCTACGGCCATAATGTCAACGAGTCTCAAATTAACCAGGTGCTGAGGAGTCTTCTGGATATTAGGAGGAGCACATCTTTCGGTAGCAGCTCCCCAACTCTCCTCCCTGAGCCCCCAGGTCTCAGAGACTCTCCTCATCAGCCAGCCCAAGAAGCAGACCTTCGCATTGTCATGTGCCTAATGTGTGGAGATCCCTACGACGTCGAGCAGCTCCTGGCCCCTTTCATAATGCACCAGAACTCCCGGCCCATGTCTAATTGTGGCACCTCCCTGTTGCTAGAGCAGACAGTTGGTGGGCACAAGCTGGCAATCGAGCTCTCTCTCCTCTCATACCACGCCTCTTTCACTTTGCGGAAGAGCAGGTTGGTACACGGGTACATGGCTGTGTACTCAGTTTCCCGAAAAGCCTCGCTGGAAACCTTGTGTGCGTTCTTGTGTGAAGTTCAAGACATCATCCCAATTCAGTTGCTGGCGGTCGGAGATAGCCAGGCCGAACTCACGGACAGTGACTACGCGTGCGAGCAGCTGATTCAGGGGGAGGAGCTGGCACATGAAATCGAGGCTCGTTTCAACAGGGTGGTGTGTGGCTCCGGGGGAGTGGTGGGAGGGCTGCATAGAGTAGAAATGTTTCACTCGTTTTTGATGGAAGTGGTAGAGAAGCGCAACATTGTGGAGGCAACTCACATGTACGACAACGTTGCCGAAGCATGCACCTATGAAAACGTTTACTCCCCACGCTGCAGTTCTCCCAGTCCCGTCACCATGTTTATGGATTCAGAGGACGACGTTGAGCCGTCTCCGCCGTTCTACGATGGCACACTCTCTTCTCACAGCGGGGGCTTCAACCTGCCTGACTTGGATTCCAGTGACATCTCCGTCATCACTGATATCAGAGACTTTGAGAACAAGCTTAATAACAAAATACCCCCCCAAGTGAGAGTTAAACCCGGGGTCACTTTTGACTTCCGTAAGGTGAGCCGTAACCCGTATATTGACACTCTGGGCCACCGCCGCTCCCTGCCCTCTGCTGTTACCTGGGTCCCTGGTGGAGATGTGGGTTACGATCCCTCAGACTACGCTGAACCCATCGATGCTGTCTCAAAACCCCGCCCGAGCAACGATGAGATCATCTACTCAGTTCCACACGATAGCACACAAGGCAAAATCATCACTATCCGCAACTCCAACAGGATGCACTCAAACGGAAATGGCTCGGATAGCGAAGCCGACAGTAGCTCTCTGGAGCGAAGGAGGAAGTTCTCATCGATAGGGGTGAAGCCTCGTCTGTACCGCGACCGATCTAAACGGCTCGGCAAGTTCAGCAGCTTCCGTACAAGCTTCATAGGGAGTGATGATGAGATGGGAGCTCTTCCAAAGTGCAAAGAAGATGACTATGGGACCTTGAAAAGTGACAGCCTTGTTAATGAGGAGAGCGAGGACCCGAAGAAGAGGAACATTCTGAAGAGCCTCAGACGAACAGCCAAG AAAACGAGACCAAAGGCCCGTCCAGCTATCCCCAAGCCCGTTGAGAGCAGTTACTTCGGAGTCCCCTTGGCCAGCGTGGTGTCCCCAGACAGACCGATCCCACTGTTCATCGAGAAGTGTGTCCGCTTCATTGAGACAACAG GCCTGAACACGGAGGGTTTGTACCGCGTCAGCGGCAACAAGTCGGAGATGGAGAGCATGCAGAGGCAGTTCGAGCAGG ATCACGGACTGGACCTCGTGGAGAAAGACTTCTCCATCAACACTGTGGCTGGAGGTCTGAAAAGCTTCTGCTCCGAGCTGCCTGAGCCGCTGGTGCCTTGTGCTCTGCAGGTGGAACTACTGGACACGTTCA AAATCCCTGACAGAGAGCAGAGGCTTTACGCCATGAAGGACGTCCTGAGGAAGTTCTCCAAGGAGAATTATGATGTCTTCAGATACGTAGTGAGCCACTTACACAA GGTGAGCCAACTGAGCAGGCTGAACCTGATGACCAGTGAAAACCTGTCCATCTGTTTCTGGCCCACCCTCATGAGGCCGGACTTCGCCACCATGGACGCGCTGACCGCCACCCGCACCTACCAGACAATCATCGAGACCTTCATCCACCAGTGTGCATTCTTCTTCTACAACCAGCCCCTCATCGACTCCCCCACCGGCCTCGGGGGGCTGCCCGCCTCGCCCACCACCACCCTGGGCGGCAGCTCGGCCTACTCCTGCTACCGCTCCTCGCCCCCCCACACGGCTGCACACAGCTTCAGCCCCCTGCAGCAGTCCCCCACCACCACCCCGCAGTCGCCCCTGCAGGCCCTGCTGCCCCCCCTCCACCAGCACCCCCACTCCCACCACCACTCCCCCGCCGAACAAGAGACACTGTGA